A genomic segment from Streptosporangium roseum DSM 43021 encodes:
- a CDS encoding AAA family ATPase, with protein MSSESERFIVVTGGPGAGKSTLIDRLQEAGFARSEEAGRGIIQDQLVIGGRALPWIDPDLFAEAMLCWELRSYRLAVARAAPVFFDRGIPDIVGYLRLEGRPVPDHIHAAAQRFRYHRRVLVAPPWPEIYEQDDERRQSFETARQTYESMVAAYTEYGYELVTLPCVPVEERLRFVAGWIG; from the coding sequence ATGTCATCGGAGTCCGAGCGGTTCATCGTCGTCACCGGAGGACCGGGAGCCGGCAAGAGCACCCTGATCGACCGTCTGCAGGAGGCGGGCTTCGCACGTTCGGAGGAGGCGGGCCGCGGCATCATCCAGGACCAGCTGGTGATCGGGGGCCGCGCGCTGCCCTGGATCGATCCGGACCTGTTCGCCGAGGCGATGCTCTGCTGGGAACTGCGTTCCTACCGCCTGGCGGTGGCGCGTGCCGCACCGGTCTTCTTCGACCGCGGGATCCCGGACATCGTGGGCTACCTGCGGCTCGAAGGACGCCCGGTCCCCGATCACATCCACGCCGCCGCGCAGAGGTTCCGCTACCACCGGCGCGTGCTCGTCGCGCCACCGTGGCCGGAGATCTACGAGCAGGACGACGAGCGCAGGCAGTCGTTCGAAACGGCCCGGCAGACGTACGAGTCCATGGTCGCGGCCTACACGGAGTACGGCTACGAGCTGGTGACGCTCCCGTGCGTACCCGTCGAGGAGCGGCTCCGGTTCGTGGCCGGCTGGATCGGCTGA
- a CDS encoding endonuclease/exonuclease/phosphatase family protein, which yields MIARKLMAAAALAVVTVPASAGQAQARTSSSAISVMSWNVCAGTNPGCFFYGRDMREVAVKVAWYAVTQPIRPDVIFLQEFCSGGTATLESLLEQKTGRAWTVRSSILTVKGGSPKVCAPDRQGRPRGHTAVTVAVAGNAATFQAHGLTSPPWYVKRMALCAAIPARRVNVCGTHLSAGLSYDDREPGAPFRRKQVEELLAAAAKPGYRAVFGGDLNLAPPDSRQSTAAKRRILAPVYAAYAECDQNGTRDGRWTEKHVREDGSVSKRKLDYLFAPRGSVTRCHVAQDAAPSDHRPIYVKVGLG from the coding sequence ATGATCGCAAGGAAGCTGATGGCGGCGGCCGCTCTGGCGGTCGTGACGGTCCCCGCCTCCGCGGGGCAGGCCCAGGCTCGGACGTCGTCCTCCGCCATCTCGGTGATGAGCTGGAACGTCTGCGCGGGCACCAACCCCGGCTGCTTCTTCTACGGCAGGGACATGCGGGAGGTGGCCGTGAAGGTCGCCTGGTACGCGGTCACCCAGCCGATCAGGCCGGATGTGATCTTCCTTCAGGAGTTCTGCTCGGGTGGGACGGCCACGCTGGAGAGCCTGCTGGAGCAGAAGACCGGGCGCGCCTGGACCGTGCGGTCGTCGATCCTCACGGTGAAGGGCGGCTCGCCGAAGGTCTGCGCGCCCGACCGGCAGGGGCGGCCGCGGGGCCATACAGCCGTCACCGTCGCGGTCGCCGGCAACGCGGCCACCTTCCAGGCCCACGGACTGACCTCCCCGCCGTGGTACGTCAAGCGCATGGCGCTCTGCGCCGCGATCCCGGCCAGGAGGGTCAACGTCTGCGGCACCCACCTCAGCGCCGGCCTGTCCTACGACGACAGGGAGCCCGGCGCGCCCTTCCGGAGGAAGCAGGTCGAGGAACTGCTGGCGGCGGCGGCCAAGCCCGGCTACCGCGCCGTCTTCGGCGGGGACCTCAACCTGGCCCCGCCGGACAGCAGGCAGAGCACCGCCGCGAAAAGACGCATCCTGGCGCCCGTCTACGCGGCCTACGCCGAGTGCGACCAGAACGGCACCCGAGACGGACGGTGGACCGAGAAGCACGTCCGCGAGGACGGCAGCGTCTCGAAGCGCAAGCTCGACTACCTCTTCGCCCCCAGGGGAAGCGTGACGCGCTGCCACGTGGCCCAGGATGCCGCCCCCTCCGACCACAGGCCCATCTACGTCAAGGTCGGCCTCGGCTGA
- a CDS encoding TetR/AcrR family transcriptional regulator: MVDGPGLRERKKLRTRRALIEAALHLFEEKGYEETTVAEIAAAADISTRTFFSYFASKEDVVFFDGQARLDEIIDMIAHRRAGETVVELLLRVGELSMARTFAETDRLMELTPARTRLIMSVPVLQARALRLLFDTQLQLAEALHRAYSEEIDLVEAAAAVGALAGAAKLATMACLNRGDPPERIWEAVRRAIEIAMRGVQSAGSRPS; the protein is encoded by the coding sequence ATGGTCGATGGTCCGGGGTTGCGGGAACGTAAGAAGCTGCGCACCCGTCGCGCGCTGATCGAGGCGGCCCTGCACCTGTTCGAGGAGAAGGGCTACGAGGAGACCACCGTCGCGGAGATCGCCGCGGCGGCGGACATCTCGACGCGGACGTTCTTCAGCTACTTCGCGAGCAAGGAGGACGTGGTCTTCTTCGACGGCCAGGCGCGCCTCGACGAGATCATCGACATGATCGCGCATCGGCGGGCCGGAGAGACGGTGGTCGAGCTCCTGCTCCGCGTGGGCGAGCTGAGCATGGCCCGGACCTTCGCCGAGACCGATCGCCTCATGGAGCTGACTCCCGCCCGCACCCGCCTGATCATGTCGGTCCCGGTGCTTCAGGCCCGCGCGCTGCGGCTGCTGTTCGACACCCAGCTGCAGCTGGCCGAGGCGCTCCATCGGGCCTACTCCGAGGAGATCGACCTCGTCGAGGCCGCCGCCGCCGTCGGCGCCCTCGCCGGAGCGGCCAAACTCGCCACGATGGCCTGCCTGAACCGGGGCGACCCGCCGGAGCGGATATGGGAGGCGGTGCGCAGGGCCATCGAGATCGCCATGCGGGGCGTGCAGTCGGCGGGCTCACGGCCCTCCTAG